One Bacteriovorax sp. PP10 DNA window includes the following coding sequences:
- a CDS encoding gamma-glutamylcyclotransferase family protein — protein sequence MSKIPYFAYGSNMNLSQMLERCPHSEKIGIGFMNDAEVFFPSFYEPWNSGMAGYKSSPGNKMWGVIFNLDERDLEVMRDYEDYVPGREAHLNNYNEVMVDIISNDEVIKCMTYESIITGNYRPSLKYLQGIIHGATENNLPEEYIEKLSQVL from the coding sequence ATGTCTAAAATACCTTACTTCGCATACGGCTCTAATATGAATCTCTCACAAATGTTAGAGCGCTGCCCTCATTCAGAAAAAATCGGCATAGGGTTTATGAACGATGCTGAGGTTTTTTTTCCAAGTTTTTACGAACCGTGGAATAGCGGAATGGCCGGGTATAAATCTTCACCTGGAAATAAAATGTGGGGAGTGATTTTTAATCTCGACGAGCGCGACCTTGAAGTCATGCGTGACTATGAAGACTATGTTCCAGGAAGAGAAGCACACTTAAACAACTACAACGAAGTCATGGTTGATATTATTTCCAATGATGAAGTCATCAAATGCATGACTTATGAATCAATCATCACGGGGAATTATAGGCCATCATTAAAATACCTTCAGGGCATTATTCACGGGGCCACTGAAAATAATTTACCTGAAGAGTACATCGAAAAACTTTCTCAAGTCCTTTAG
- a CDS encoding superoxide dismutase yields the protein MNSTILATAAAIGITAGTTGHAMTMAEIGKLKPPFVLAALPYAAGSLAPTIDQKTMEIHHGKHHKTYIDNLNKLVAAEKDKKDLLSILTHLKGREAGVRNNAGGHWNHTFFWSVLTPEKENQKMPERLAKEITAQFGSVDKFKEEFQKAGAAQFGSGWAWLIRDANGKLAITTTSNQDNPLMDIAETKGRPIFTVDVWEHAYYLTYQNMRADYLKSVWNVVNWNQVDAYDREVTAH from the coding sequence ATGAACTCTACAATTTTAGCAACAGCTGCTGCTATTGGAATTACAGCGGGCACAACAGGTCATGCAATGACTATGGCAGAGATCGGAAAATTAAAACCACCATTTGTCTTAGCAGCACTTCCATATGCGGCCGGATCTCTTGCTCCAACGATTGATCAAAAGACAATGGAAATTCACCATGGCAAACATCATAAGACTTACATTGATAATTTAAATAAACTGGTTGCGGCCGAAAAAGACAAAAAAGATTTGTTATCTATTCTGACTCACTTAAAAGGTAGAGAAGCAGGAGTGAGAAACAATGCCGGTGGACACTGGAACCACACATTTTTCTGGAGCGTTTTAACTCCTGAGAAAGAAAACCAAAAAATGCCAGAGAGATTAGCAAAAGAAATTACAGCACAGTTTGGTTCTGTTGATAAATTCAAAGAAGAGTTTCAAAAAGCAGGGGCCGCTCAATTTGGTTCAGGTTGGGCCTGGCTAATTAGAGATGCCAACGGAAAACTTGCCATCACGACAACGAGTAATCAGGACAACCCATTAATGGATATCGCAGAGACAAAAGGGAGACCGATTTTCACTGTGGACGTCTGGGAGCACGCTTATTACTTAACTTACCAAAATATGCGCGCTGATTACTTAAAGTCAGTTTGGAACGTAGTTAACTGGAATCAAGTAGATGCTTACGATAGAGAAGTGACTGCTCACTAA
- a CDS encoding ROK family protein translates to MEKKFYLGLDVGGTKVEGAIALLDESSHSIAVLAKKRIACIQEVTPFMESLVQLIQDLLTEAALSLTDLRAIGIGLPGTIHPKTKIMLNGNTQFLIGVEVLNTLQQKLNTDIPIVVQNDANLFALAEAWGGAGKHYAMARGVPFSEQIVIGVTLGTGVGGGFVSKGQILNGAHGSALEVGHIVLHSGGNKCYCGQQGCSETYLSGTAINKKMDSKVLFEKANKGEADVLQTMIDYRIDLVQFLSILNNLFNPHYIVFGGGLSAQKVLFEDLKTDLEENIFLSKEYCPDIYINHLGDSAGLFGAMIYANEILS, encoded by the coding sequence ATGGAAAAAAAGTTTTATCTGGGGCTTGATGTCGGCGGGACTAAAGTTGAAGGCGCGATCGCATTATTAGATGAGAGTTCGCACTCGATTGCTGTTTTAGCTAAAAAAAGAATTGCATGTATTCAGGAAGTGACGCCATTTATGGAGTCATTAGTTCAGTTGATTCAAGATCTTCTCACAGAGGCGGCCTTATCTTTAACTGATCTTAGAGCGATTGGAATTGGTCTTCCGGGAACGATTCACCCTAAGACAAAAATCATGTTAAACGGCAACACTCAATTTCTTATTGGTGTTGAAGTTCTAAACACTCTTCAACAAAAATTAAATACCGATATTCCCATCGTCGTTCAAAACGACGCCAATCTTTTTGCCCTAGCAGAAGCATGGGGTGGAGCAGGTAAACACTACGCCATGGCCCGTGGAGTCCCTTTCAGTGAACAAATTGTCATCGGTGTAACATTGGGAACTGGTGTTGGTGGAGGATTTGTTTCAAAAGGACAAATCTTAAATGGTGCACATGGATCTGCTTTGGAAGTGGGGCATATTGTTCTTCATTCGGGAGGAAATAAATGCTACTGCGGACAACAAGGTTGCTCAGAAACTTATTTATCAGGAACAGCAATTAATAAGAAAATGGATTCAAAGGTTCTCTTTGAAAAAGCAAACAAAGGTGAAGCCGATGTTCTGCAGACCATGATCGATTACCGCATCGACCTGGTTCAGTTCTTAAGTATTTTAAACAATCTCTTCAACCCACATTACATCGTTTTCGGTGGGGGATTGTCTGCTCAAAAAGTTTTATTCGAAGACTTAAAAACAGACCTGGAAGAAAATATTTTCCTTTCAAAAGAGTACTGCCCTGACATTTATATAAACCATCTGGGTGACAGTGCCGGACTATTTGGGGCCATGATTTATGCTAACGAAATTCTTTCTTAG
- the malE gene encoding maltose/maltodextrin ABC transporter substrate-binding protein MalE gives MLTKFFLSFLVLCLQSTFASDVLIWTSNEGAAKAINEIKVDYEKEYKQKIIVEVLNKDLTSLFKTAALTGKGPDILLWANDVSGELAQSGLVEPLDELPFLTENFLPVSLKAFKYKGRLYGYPYAVESLALFYNKNMIKTPPSSFEEIEQIALKINNPAKKIYGFLYDFKTFFFSFPILNASGGYIFGEDANGLNSKDIGITHQGFIDGLTFLQGLNTKGIIPSSTDRGIAFENFKSNKLAFMIDGPWAIKDLNESRVNYGIAVLPTFKGKVAKPFVGVHGFMVRRSSTNKLRAKEFIEKFLLSKKGITTFYKFDNRAPARIDVLDELSKTDPKVEILKRSAENGVAMPNIPQMGSVWTAMGKALSLSLEQKMPAKEALNLVVNQIK, from the coding sequence ATGCTAACGAAATTCTTTCTTAGTTTTTTAGTATTATGTCTTCAAAGCACTTTTGCTTCTGACGTTCTTATCTGGACTTCAAACGAAGGTGCCGCTAAAGCAATCAATGAAATCAAAGTTGATTACGAAAAAGAGTACAAACAAAAAATCATTGTAGAAGTTTTAAATAAAGACTTAACATCACTTTTTAAAACGGCCGCTTTGACTGGCAAAGGCCCCGATATTTTATTATGGGCCAATGATGTAAGCGGCGAGCTTGCTCAATCAGGATTAGTGGAACCACTTGATGAATTGCCATTTTTAACTGAAAACTTTCTTCCTGTTTCACTTAAAGCATTTAAGTACAAAGGAAGACTTTACGGTTACCCATACGCAGTTGAATCATTGGCACTTTTCTACAATAAGAACATGATTAAAACTCCACCTTCGAGCTTTGAAGAGATCGAACAAATCGCTCTTAAAATTAATAATCCTGCAAAAAAGATTTATGGATTTTTATACGACTTCAAAACATTTTTCTTCTCATTTCCAATTTTGAACGCGAGTGGCGGATATATTTTTGGTGAAGACGCAAATGGATTAAATTCAAAAGACATCGGTATCACTCATCAAGGCTTTATTGATGGATTAACTTTCCTTCAAGGCCTAAACACAAAAGGAATCATTCCCTCATCAACTGACCGCGGGATTGCTTTTGAGAATTTTAAATCAAATAAATTAGCATTCATGATTGATGGCCCATGGGCGATTAAAGACCTAAATGAAAGCCGCGTGAATTATGGCATCGCTGTCCTTCCAACATTCAAAGGCAAAGTCGCAAAACCTTTTGTCGGTGTTCACGGATTCATGGTGAGAAGATCGAGTACCAATAAATTGCGTGCAAAAGAATTCATCGAAAAATTTCTTCTCTCGAAGAAAGGAATCACCACTTTTTACAAGTTCGATAACCGTGCTCCGGCCAGAATTGATGTCCTGGATGAACTCTCAAAAACTGACCCCAAGGTCGAAATTTTAAAGAGAAGTGCCGAAAATGGTGTTGCTATGCCCAATATTCCTCAAATGGGTTCTGTCTGGACAGCTATGGGCAAAGCGTTAAGTCTGAGTTTGGAACAGAAAATGCCAGCAAAAGAGGCCTTAAACCTCGTGGTTAACCAAATCAAATAG